DNA from Pirellulaceae bacterium:
CGCCATAATGCGCTTGGTCTGTTCTATTGTAAACTGACCGAAGTGAAAAATACTGGCTGCCAGAGCGGCATCGGCCCTTCCAAGCTGAATTGCATCAGCCAAATGCTCAGGACAACCCGCTCCTCCGCTGGCCACCACCGGGATTTGAACGGCTCGGCTGACCGCAGCCGTGATCTCTAGATCGTAACCGTTGCAGGTGCCATCGCAGTCCATACTGGTCAAAACGATCTCGCCAGCGCCCAATTCCTGGACCTGCCTAGCCCATGATACGGCTTCCAGGCCGGTGGGAGTTCGCCCTCCGTGGGTGTGAACCTCCCAGATTTCCTGACCGTCTCGATAGACACGCTTAGGGTCGATATTTACGACGATACACTGGCTGCCAAAACGGTCTGCGGCTTGAGCGACTAGTTCAGGGTGGGTGACCGCCGTAGTATTGATGGAGACTTTGTCACATCCGGCCTGCAGCAGTGCTCGAATGTCCTCTAGGCTGCGAATGCCTCCGCCGACAGTCAGCG
Protein-coding regions in this window:
- the hisF gene encoding imidazole glycerol phosphate synthase subunit HisF; protein product: MLAKRVIPCLDVTEGRVVKGTNFVNLRDAGDPVQVAARYEREGADELVFLDITASHQKRAIMLDVVRRTAEQVFMPLTVGGGIRSLEDIRALLQAGCDKVSINTTAVTHPELVAQAADRFGSQCIVVNIDPKRVYRDGQEIWEVHTHGGRTPTGLEAVSWARQVQELGAGEIVLTSMDCDGTCNGYDLEITAAVSRAVQIPVVASGGAGCPEHLADAIQLGRADAALAASIFHFGQFTIEQTKRIMADRGIPVRLRRTTPA